Proteins found in one Promicromonospora sukumoe genomic segment:
- a CDS encoding amidase: protein MVDTADRVRSGRESARSVAERALARADAVDPAVRSLVWRDDAATLAAADAVDRALDDGADLPPFAGVPITVKDTFSVAGQPWTRGSLAIDDTPATGTDLLPAAAFAAGFVQLGRAATPELAMTTSCESPRSGVTHNPWDLTRSPGGSSGGSAVAVAAGIVPVALASDGGGSLRVPAAFCGLVGLKPGRGLLPQRVQGWEGGATEGVMTRTVRDTAAVVTHLAAPDPLAWSRGPAAPDYLAGLDRAPAPLRVGLLTRSWDPRIQVDAACVAAVEDVADVLRAHGHTVVALDAAEEGAEIMDLYPGVVIPAWLRQTPLDHPERLQPYIHRVMDQADALGAADYVRGAVRMRALARTVTEALFGAADVVLTPTTATRVPATGVVLEELTQQAPSRDAVVYERTLAFTTVPSVLGTPALTLPTHLDDDGLPLGTQLVAPQGGEALLLRLGALLEQHYAWDRRLPPHHPEGTRQR, encoded by the coding sequence GTGGTGGACACGGCCGACCGGGTCCGCTCCGGTCGCGAGAGCGCGCGCTCCGTCGCCGAGCGCGCCCTCGCCCGGGCGGACGCCGTGGACCCGGCCGTGCGGTCGCTCGTGTGGCGCGACGACGCCGCGACCCTGGCGGCCGCGGACGCCGTCGACCGCGCGCTGGACGACGGCGCGGACCTGCCGCCGTTCGCCGGGGTGCCGATCACGGTCAAGGACACGTTCTCCGTCGCGGGCCAGCCGTGGACCCGCGGCTCCCTCGCGATCGACGACACGCCCGCGACGGGCACCGACCTGCTGCCCGCGGCGGCGTTCGCCGCCGGGTTCGTGCAGCTCGGGCGCGCGGCCACGCCGGAGCTCGCGATGACGACGTCGTGCGAGAGCCCGCGCTCCGGCGTCACGCACAACCCGTGGGACCTGACCCGCTCGCCGGGCGGGTCGAGCGGCGGCTCCGCCGTGGCCGTGGCCGCGGGCATCGTGCCGGTCGCGCTCGCGAGCGACGGCGGCGGCTCGCTGCGCGTCCCGGCCGCGTTCTGCGGCCTGGTGGGCCTCAAGCCCGGCCGCGGCCTGCTCCCCCAGCGCGTGCAGGGCTGGGAGGGCGGCGCCACCGAGGGCGTCATGACGCGCACGGTGCGCGACACCGCCGCCGTCGTCACGCACCTGGCCGCGCCCGACCCGCTCGCGTGGTCGCGCGGCCCGGCCGCCCCGGACTACCTCGCCGGCCTCGACCGGGCGCCCGCCCCGCTGCGGGTCGGCCTGCTCACGCGCTCCTGGGACCCGCGCATCCAGGTCGACGCCGCGTGCGTCGCCGCCGTCGAGGACGTCGCGGACGTGCTGCGCGCCCACGGGCACACGGTCGTCGCGCTCGACGCCGCCGAGGAGGGCGCCGAGATCATGGACCTGTACCCCGGCGTCGTCATCCCGGCGTGGCTGCGGCAGACCCCGCTGGACCACCCCGAGCGGCTCCAGCCGTACATCCACCGCGTGATGGACCAGGCCGACGCCCTCGGAGCGGCCGACTACGTGCGCGGCGCCGTCCGGATGCGTGCCCTGGCCCGCACGGTCACCGAGGCCCTGTTCGGCGCCGCCGACGTCGTCCTGACGCCGACGACGGCCACCCGGGTGCCCGCGACCGGCGTCGTCCTGGAGGAGCTGACCCAGCAGGCGCCGTCGCGCGACGCCGTCGTCTACGAGCGCACGCTCGCCTTCACCACCGTGCCGAGCGTGCTCGGCACCCCCGCCCTGACCCTGCCCACCCACCTGGACGACGACGGCCTGCCGCTCGGCACGCAGCTCGTCGCCCCGCAGGGCGGCGAGGCCCTCCTGCTCCGGCTCGGCGCCCTCCTGGAACAGCACTACGCCTGGGACCGCCGCCTCCCGCCCCACCACCCCGAAGGAACGAGACAACGATGA
- a CDS encoding ABC transporter substrate-binding protein: MTSRSTRRTARPLTRTLAVTSALALTGTLAACSADDGGDASGDQSGRTLKVAVYAGSWGDSFTEAFVKPFEEETGATVELVPGGPADWLTALRSTKGGTPAYDVVAFTPNVIPSAVSAGVVAELDTARIEQFDQLNTVLAEQSNVGGTQYGVPLTVGSTGIAYRTDKVDEPPTDWSDLLDPAYCGHVAVSPLTFNTGVEFLAGLINEAGGSITNPDDVDAAFKQLETLKDCASTFPADGTSVETALSNGDAWVAAHWDGRAFVQQNAGEPIGFAYPASGSVGALTSLFVTEGTEQEELAYTFLDYVASSEYQPVFSEGTWYAASNDQNEYPAQFDGQITSGPNAYDSFVWVDYETITPQLPDLQARWQEIFG, from the coding sequence ATGACCTCCCGCTCCACGCGCCGGACCGCCCGGCCCCTGACCCGCACGCTCGCCGTGACCTCGGCGCTCGCCCTGACCGGCACGCTCGCCGCCTGCTCGGCGGACGACGGCGGCGACGCGTCCGGCGACCAGTCGGGCCGCACCCTCAAGGTCGCGGTCTACGCCGGGTCCTGGGGCGACTCGTTCACCGAGGCGTTCGTGAAGCCGTTCGAGGAGGAGACCGGCGCGACCGTCGAGCTCGTCCCCGGCGGCCCCGCCGACTGGCTCACCGCGCTGCGCTCCACGAAGGGCGGCACGCCCGCCTACGACGTCGTCGCGTTCACGCCCAACGTGATCCCGAGCGCCGTGTCCGCCGGTGTCGTCGCCGAGCTCGACACCGCCCGGATCGAGCAGTTCGACCAGCTCAACACCGTGCTCGCCGAGCAGAGCAACGTAGGCGGCACCCAGTACGGCGTGCCCCTGACCGTCGGCTCGACCGGCATCGCGTACCGCACCGACAAGGTGGACGAGCCGCCGACGGACTGGTCCGACCTGCTCGACCCCGCGTACTGCGGGCACGTCGCCGTCTCGCCCCTGACCTTCAACACGGGCGTCGAGTTCCTCGCGGGCCTGATCAACGAGGCCGGCGGCAGCATCACGAACCCGGACGACGTCGACGCCGCGTTCAAGCAGCTCGAGACGCTCAAGGACTGCGCCTCCACGTTCCCCGCCGACGGCACCAGCGTCGAGACCGCGCTCTCGAACGGCGACGCGTGGGTCGCGGCGCACTGGGACGGCCGCGCGTTCGTGCAGCAGAACGCGGGCGAGCCGATCGGCTTCGCCTACCCCGCCTCCGGCTCCGTGGGCGCCCTGACCTCCCTGTTCGTCACCGAGGGCACCGAGCAGGAGGAGCTCGCCTACACGTTCCTCGACTACGTGGCCTCCAGCGAGTACCAGCCCGTCTTCTCCGAGGGCACCTGGTACGCCGCGTCCAACGACCAGAACGAGTACCCCGCGCAGTTCGACGGGCAGATCACCAGCGGCCCGAACGCCTACGACAGCTTCGTGTGGGTCGACTACGAGACGATCACCCCGCAGCTGCCCGACCTGCAGGCGCGCTGGCAGGAGATCTTCGGCTGA
- a CDS encoding ABC transporter ATP-binding protein, whose product MTATQGRVEIRGLSVGYGGPPVLELDELTIEAGEFLSVLGPSGCGKSTLLSVLAGFVEPTTGTVLIDGEDVTHVAPNRRETGLVFQSYALFPHMTVRRNLEYGLRTRRVPRDERAERVRDALKLVDLVDFADRYPQQLSGGQQQRVAIARALVTRPRVLLLDEPLSNLDAKLRRQMRHELRELQREVGTTTVFVTHDQAEALALSDRVALLAHGDLEQLGTPEELYRTPRTRFAADFVGAANLLPVHDGDGGRTVLGRPVRLAGAAGATVALRPEHVRVVEAGGDAAPATVLSVGFAGERYEYRLRTADGTELLASPADGGRRFAEDESVGLTWSDDALLPLGAA is encoded by the coding sequence ATGACCGCGACACAGGGCCGCGTGGAGATCCGCGGGCTGAGCGTCGGGTACGGCGGCCCGCCCGTGCTGGAGCTCGACGAGCTGACGATCGAGGCGGGCGAGTTCCTCTCGGTCCTCGGCCCGTCGGGCTGCGGCAAGTCGACGCTGCTGTCCGTGCTCGCCGGGTTCGTCGAGCCCACCACGGGGACCGTCCTGATCGACGGCGAGGACGTCACCCACGTGGCGCCGAACCGCCGCGAGACGGGCCTGGTGTTCCAGAGCTACGCCCTGTTCCCGCACATGACGGTGCGGCGCAACCTGGAGTACGGGCTGCGCACCCGGCGCGTGCCGCGCGACGAGCGGGCCGAGCGCGTGCGCGACGCCCTGAAGCTGGTCGACCTCGTCGACTTCGCGGACCGCTACCCGCAGCAGCTCTCCGGCGGGCAGCAGCAGCGCGTCGCCATCGCCCGCGCGCTGGTCACCCGCCCGCGGGTGCTGCTGCTCGACGAGCCGCTGTCCAACCTCGACGCCAAGCTGCGCCGCCAGATGCGGCACGAGCTGCGCGAGCTGCAGCGCGAGGTCGGCACCACCACGGTGTTCGTCACCCACGACCAGGCGGAGGCGCTCGCGCTGTCCGACCGGGTCGCGCTGCTCGCGCACGGCGACCTGGAGCAGCTCGGCACCCCCGAGGAGCTGTACCGCACGCCGCGCACCCGGTTCGCGGCCGACTTCGTGGGCGCCGCGAACCTGCTGCCGGTGCACGACGGCGACGGCGGGCGCACCGTGCTGGGGCGGCCGGTCCGGCTCGCCGGTGCCGCGGGGGCCACGGTGGCGCTGCGGCCCGAGCACGTGCGGGTCGTCGAGGCCGGCGGCGACGCCGCCCCGGCGACCGTGCTGTCCGTCGGCTTCGCCGGGGAGCGCTACGAGTACCGCCTGCGCACCGCCGACGGCACCGAGCTGCTCGCCAGCCCCGCCGACGGCGGACGGCGCTTCGCCGAGGACGAGAGCGTCGGCCTGACCTGGTCCGACGACGCCCTGCTGCCCCTCGGGGCGGCCTGA
- a CDS encoding ABC transporter permease, protein MAATRTRDLRGHVAAIVPTAFVVVAFLLPLVGLLLLSLRPTDEMNNVLPGFTGAQYAEVFGTSYLWGSVVESLWLAVRVSLTCLVLAFPLAWYLARSTSAVGKSLVFVITLSPLLTSEVVRSFGWRVVMSGEGPVNVTLQALGLIDESLPLLRSPWTVFLAVVHVLLPFAVLALSASLGAIDNRLLQASADLGAGALRTFRSVVLPLATPGIVAATVIVFSLSMGVYVTPLLVGGANQSLAGLRIQTEAMVAFDQPRAAALSFVLLAVTLAVCGLVGLLGRLAERGRRA, encoded by the coding sequence GTGGCGGCCACCCGTACGCGTGACCTGCGCGGGCACGTCGCCGCGATCGTGCCCACGGCGTTCGTCGTGGTCGCGTTCCTGCTGCCGCTCGTCGGGCTGCTCCTGCTGAGCCTGCGGCCCACCGACGAGATGAACAACGTGCTGCCCGGGTTCACCGGCGCGCAGTACGCCGAGGTGTTCGGCACGTCGTACCTGTGGGGCTCGGTGGTCGAGAGCCTCTGGCTCGCCGTCCGGGTGAGCCTGACGTGCCTCGTCCTGGCGTTCCCGCTCGCGTGGTACCTCGCGCGGTCGACGTCGGCCGTGGGCAAGTCCCTGGTCTTCGTCATCACGCTCTCGCCGCTGCTGACCAGCGAGGTCGTGCGGTCGTTCGGCTGGCGCGTGGTCATGTCGGGCGAGGGCCCGGTCAACGTGACGCTCCAGGCGCTCGGCCTGATCGACGAGTCCCTGCCGCTGCTGCGCTCCCCGTGGACGGTGTTCCTCGCCGTCGTGCACGTGCTGCTGCCGTTCGCGGTGCTGGCCCTGTCCGCGTCGCTCGGCGCGATCGACAACCGGCTGCTGCAGGCGTCGGCCGACCTGGGCGCGGGCGCGCTGCGCACCTTCCGGTCCGTGGTGCTGCCGCTGGCCACACCGGGCATCGTCGCGGCCACGGTCATCGTCTTCTCCCTGAGCATGGGCGTGTACGTGACGCCGCTGCTCGTGGGCGGCGCCAACCAGTCGCTGGCCGGGCTCCGCATCCAGACCGAGGCCATGGTCGCCTTCGACCAGCCGCGCGCCGCCGCCCTGAGCTTCGTGCTGCTCGCCGTCACGCTCGCGGTCTGCGGCCTCGTCGGCCTGCTGGGCCGCCTCGCCGAGAGGGGTCGTCGTGCCTGA
- a CDS encoding ABC transporter permease: MPDRPVLRVTGAGRARARRALTLVPVVLVCAFLLLPLLVVALSSFNAANNFRFPPEGLSLRWYAEVFGSAQWLDSLGYSLRVALLVVPVVVVLGTLGGYAVGAGNFPGRRALGLLFLSPMAVPGVMVGLALLYQLQRTGLVGSAQGLWLAHLVVTFPFCVRVVAVSAAALDPALPRAARSLGASPLRTFLTVTVPLMRPGIVAGAFLGAVISLGEVAVSVLVAGAGEATVPVRIYSAVQVQLEPTVAAVSTLLLLVSVATIAVLDRTIHVSRFL; the protein is encoded by the coding sequence GTGCCTGACCGTCCCGTCCTTCGCGTCACCGGTGCCGGCCGGGCCCGCGCCCGCCGCGCCCTGACGCTCGTGCCCGTGGTGCTCGTCTGCGCCTTCCTGCTGCTGCCGCTCCTCGTGGTCGCGCTCAGCTCCTTCAACGCCGCGAACAACTTCCGGTTCCCGCCGGAGGGCCTGAGCCTGCGCTGGTACGCCGAGGTGTTCGGCTCCGCGCAGTGGCTCGACTCCCTGGGGTACTCGCTGCGGGTCGCGCTGCTCGTGGTGCCCGTCGTCGTCGTGCTGGGCACGCTCGGCGGGTACGCCGTCGGCGCGGGGAACTTCCCCGGACGGCGCGCGCTCGGCCTGCTGTTCCTGTCCCCCATGGCGGTGCCCGGCGTGATGGTCGGCCTCGCGCTGCTGTACCAGCTCCAGCGCACCGGGCTGGTCGGCTCGGCGCAGGGCCTGTGGCTTGCGCACCTGGTCGTCACGTTCCCGTTCTGCGTGCGGGTCGTCGCGGTGAGCGCCGCGGCGCTCGACCCGGCGCTCCCCCGGGCCGCCCGGTCGCTCGGGGCGTCGCCGCTGCGCACCTTCCTGACCGTCACCGTGCCGCTCATGCGGCCGGGGATCGTCGCGGGGGCGTTCCTGGGCGCCGTCATCTCGCTCGGCGAGGTCGCGGTGTCCGTGCTGGTGGCGGGCGCCGGCGAGGCGACCGTGCCGGTGCGCATCTACTCCGCGGTGCAGGTCCAGCTCGAACCCACCGTCGCGGCCGTCTCGACGCTCCTGCTCCTGGTCAGCGTCGCGACCATCGCCGTGCTCGACCGCACCATCCACGTCTCGAGGTTCCTGTAG